A portion of the Puntigrus tetrazona isolate hp1 unplaced genomic scaffold, ASM1883169v1 S000000745, whole genome shotgun sequence genome contains these proteins:
- the LOC122335129 gene encoding uncharacterized protein LOC122335129 isoform X2, whose product MFFSLLLLFGLIYHSHSGNKNLPVTGKREGNVTLQCEIDDKQILRVELFGESGPIDVCQTEGCSERVSKTAACDVLIKNLSFSDAGTHILRVFYRNNQTNLAQNKIYQIHIYDEITVKTGKPIKLHVLMSFAHKVEKNSSEGWKKVWERRHGLWSDRMNVSEEDLIIKAFTDNDAGTYRVLDYNGETLITVNLTESSSESTNKQDDEDKTGHAISHWHRIVLGVCPGILVMIVIAFLTWRYWCRDYTQAPAQENPESPEEPEDLL is encoded by the exons GAAACAAAAATCTACCAGTGACAGGAAAAAGAGAAGGCAATGTTACTCTACAGTGTGAAATTGATGACAAACAGATTTTACGTGTTGAGTTATTTGGTGAGTCAGGACCCATTGATGTCTGTCAGACTGAAGGATGTAGTGAACGAGTATCTAAAACAGCAGCATGTGACGTCCTCATCAAGAATCTGAGCTTCAGTGACGCTGGGACACACATTTTAAGAGTCTTTTACAGAAATAATCAGACAAACCTGGCACAGAATAAGATATACCAAATCCATATTTATG ATGAGATTACTGTGAAAACAGGCAAACCAATAAAACTGCATGTTCTGATGTCCTTTGCTCATAAAGTGGAGAAGAACTCCAGTGAAGGCTGGAAGAAGGTCTGGGAGAGACGTCACGGGCTCTGGAGCGATAGAATGAACGTCAGCGAGGAAGACCTGATCATTAAAGCATTTACAGATAATGATGCTGGAACATACAGAGTTCTGGACTATAACGGAGAAACCTTGATCACAGTGAACCTCACAG AATCTAGTTCAGaatcaacaaacaaacaggatGATGAAGACAAAACTGGCCACGCTATATCACACT GGCACAGGATTGTGTTAGGAGTATGTCCTGGGATTCTGGTTATGATTGTGATTGCCTTCCTCACATGGAGATACTGGTGCAGAGATTACACACAGGCTCCAGCTCAGGAGAACCCAGAGTCCCCGGAGGAACCAGAGGACCTGTTATGA
- the LOC122335129 gene encoding uncharacterized protein LOC122335129 isoform X1, with the protein MFFSLLLLFGLIYHSHSGQYLSGNKNLPVTGKREGNVTLQCEIDDKQILRVELFGESGPIDVCQTEGCSERVSKTAACDVLIKNLSFSDAGTHILRVFYRNNQTNLAQNKIYQIHIYDEITVKTGKPIKLHVLMSFAHKVEKNSSEGWKKVWERRHGLWSDRMNVSEEDLIIKAFTDNDAGTYRVLDYNGETLITVNLTESSSESTNKQDDEDKTGHAISHWHRIVLGVCPGILVMIVIAFLTWRYWCRDYTQAPAQENPESPEEPEDLL; encoded by the exons GAAACAAAAATCTACCAGTGACAGGAAAAAGAGAAGGCAATGTTACTCTACAGTGTGAAATTGATGACAAACAGATTTTACGTGTTGAGTTATTTGGTGAGTCAGGACCCATTGATGTCTGTCAGACTGAAGGATGTAGTGAACGAGTATCTAAAACAGCAGCATGTGACGTCCTCATCAAGAATCTGAGCTTCAGTGACGCTGGGACACACATTTTAAGAGTCTTTTACAGAAATAATCAGACAAACCTGGCACAGAATAAGATATACCAAATCCATATTTATG ATGAGATTACTGTGAAAACAGGCAAACCAATAAAACTGCATGTTCTGATGTCCTTTGCTCATAAAGTGGAGAAGAACTCCAGTGAAGGCTGGAAGAAGGTCTGGGAGAGACGTCACGGGCTCTGGAGCGATAGAATGAACGTCAGCGAGGAAGACCTGATCATTAAAGCATTTACAGATAATGATGCTGGAACATACAGAGTTCTGGACTATAACGGAGAAACCTTGATCACAGTGAACCTCACAG AATCTAGTTCAGaatcaacaaacaaacaggatGATGAAGACAAAACTGGCCACGCTATATCACACT GGCACAGGATTGTGTTAGGAGTATGTCCTGGGATTCTGGTTATGATTGTGATTGCCTTCCTCACATGGAGATACTGGTGCAGAGATTACACACAGGCTCCAGCTCAGGAGAACCCAGAGTCCCCGGAGGAACCAGAGGACCTGTTATGA